From Mucilaginibacter gotjawali:
GTAACGTAATTGCTATTTAAAGGTGCTGCGTTAGTTAAATTTGTTATTCCAAATACTATTGTTAAAAGAGTAATGATGGATAAGATTGATTTTTTCATGATATTTATTATTTTGATTGTCAAATTGTTGTATACTTTATTAATTTTAAATACAACGATAAGACGCCACTATTTTTAAAACGTTACATTAAATTTGTGCTTAATAGATGAACGCCTTATTTTCGTCGGCAAAGGTGGGGTTTTTATCGGTGAAATTCTTCATAATAGTGTAATAATTACACTAAGCAACTATTTTTTCAAAAACAGAATATAATTCTGTTTAAGTACAAAAACACGCCAAATACAACCGTTGAAAAACAACAGACAAAATGTAAAGTGCAAATAGCGCAAAAGCGAGATATTATATTTTTCCACCTAAAAACAGGAAAAACGGCAATTGCCCAACCTCGCCGGAATTTGGGCGCGTAAAAAGCAAGGGGTTGTTTCGGAATTTTTTTTAAAATGACCTGTTTCGCGCTTCTTTTTAATCACTAATAATGATCTTTTCTCCGGCGAATTTTATCTTCCCGGCATCCAGCAGCAACCTGATGACTTCAATCTTTTCCTTTTCGGTGCCGATATTGGTGGAGGTTACCAGCGAAGCCAGGTCATGGGGGTTGGTACTTAAAACCTGAATTACTTCAGTGGTGATATCATCAAATATTTCTGAGGCGTGTTGCCTGCGTTTTTCATCCAGGCATACATCGCAGATCCCGCACTTATCAGCATGTTGTTCATCAAAATACGCCAGCAGCATTTGGCTGCGGCATTTTTTGTGCGTGGCATATGCAAATACAGCTTCCATTTTGTTGCGGTAGGTAGCTTTTCGGTCGTCTATTGCTTTTTGTTGATATAAAGTGCATTGGACTGCTGCCTGGGTTTTAGCCAGGTAACCTGGGGCATATCCGTTTGCGGGAAATAGTGTAAAATTTTAAACTCCTGCAATTGCTTTAACCCGCTGATCACCTGCTGTACATTCATATTGGCCCGCCTGGCGATATCAAATTCCCTCAGTCGGACATAATTTTCAAATGAACCGCCATACGACCGCAGCAACGTTTTGATAAAAGGATCCCACCCCGGGTTTTGGATCTGAAAATTATACAATTGCTCGTTCCCGACGTCAAACCTGAACCGGGAGGGTAAAAAAACGCTTTCATTAAAGGACAAATATTCGTCCATTTCCAAAAACTTAAGCGCCTTGATCGTTTTCACCGGCTCGAGTTTAAAGCGGCTGCAAAAGTCACCCAGGTCAAGGTCAAAGCTTATGCCCTCGCCTGCCTGGTAAGCCAGCTGGTAATAATTGGCCAGGTAATGATAGGTTTGTTTAATTTCGGCAACAGAAGGGAAATTCATTTCAAACATCCGTTCCTGTTTATACCGGTCTGCAGCATTACATAATAATACGGCATAAGCTTTGTGTTCATCACGCCCGGCACGGCCGGCCTCCTGGTAATAAGCTTCCAGGCTTTCGGGCGGGTCCTTATGGATCACAAAACGAACATCGGGCTTATCAATCCCCATCCCGAAGGCATTGGTAGCTACTATAATGCGGTTACGGTTGCTTTTCCAGTTCTCCTGTTTTTGCGAGCGCAGACTGGTTTCAAGCCCGGCGTGGTAAAAATCGGCCTTAAAGCCGTTATCATTATAATATTTGGCTATTTCAGCTGTCTCCTTGCGGCTGCGGACATAAACAATACCGCTGCCTTTTACACCACGGGCAATATCAAGCAATTTACGTAGCTTATTTTCATCATTTTGAACCACATAGCTGATGTTTTTGCGCTCAAAGCTTTTTTGAAACACAGCCTGGTTTTTAAATAACAGTTTTTCCTGTATGTCTTCCCTTACCTCGGATGTTGCTGTGGCTGTTAAGGCGATAACCGGCACATCAG
This genomic window contains:
- a CDS encoding RecQ family ATP-dependent DNA helicase, producing the protein MTIHQILKHYWNHDHFRPMQEEIIHAVLAGKDTLALLPTGGGKSICFQVPALAKEGICIVVSPLIALMKDQVENLQAKGIEAVSVVSGMSKREIDIALDNCIYNPVKFLYLSPERLLSELVRERIKYMKVNLIAVDEAHCISQWGYDFRPPYLHIADLRELHPDVPVIALTATATSEVREDIQEKLLFKNQAVFQKSFERKNISYVVQNDENKLRKLLDIARGVKGSGIVYVRSRKETAEIAKYYNDNGFKADFYHAGLETSLRSQKQENWKSNRNRIIVATNAFGMGIDKPDVRFVIHKDPPESLEAYYQEAGRAGRDEHKAYAVLLCNAADRYKQERMFEMNFPSVAEIKQTYHYLANYYQLAYQAGEGISFDLDLGDFCSRFKLEPVKTIKALKFLEMDEYLSFNESVFLPSRFRFDVGNEQLYNFQIQNPGWDPFIKTLLRSYGGSFENYVRLREFDIARRANMNVQQVISGLKQLQEFKILHYFPQTDMPQVTWLKPRQQSNALYINKKQ
- a CDS encoding RecQ family zinc-binding domain-containing protein; the encoded protein is MEAVFAYATHKKCRSQMLLAYFDEQHADKCGICDVCLDEKRRQHASEIFDDITTEVIQVLSTNPHDLASLVTSTNIGTEKEKIEVIRLLLDAGKIKFAGEKIIISD